The Thermosynechococcus sp. genome has a segment encoding these proteins:
- a CDS encoding NAD(P)H-hydrate dehydratase, with amino-acid sequence MKTTCPVIVTTAEMQAIEGAMFDAGFPVPALMEKVGQRLSEFLESHFPKSQYPWVGVLAGPGHNGGDALVVARELWHRGYGVKVWQPFERLKPLTADHARYTRFLGLPFVDTVTALQEVDLIVDGLFGFGLERQLTGELAAAIEAINTWGQPRVSIDVPSGLHSDTGAVLGTAIQANRTLCLGLWKRGLLVEEAQPWVGQGVLIPFDIPSAVIETALAAAPRRYCLDASCWQALPLARSPITHKYQQGQLLLIGGSAQFGGSILLSALAARCTGVGMLVVAVPQSLKSLVLSRVPDAIVVGCPETAGGAIARLSESLELGKFAAIACGPGLTPEASSVVETVLSAGKSLVLDADALNILATLPPWPLPSGTILTPHYGEFRRLFPDLVAAGGDRLDQVIAAANRSNAIVLLKGARTTIASPGGDLWINPESTPALARGGSGDVLTGLIGGLCAQGDILSAARGGVWWHAQAALAAERQTTSLGVYPEQLIAHLLPTLRRALTASV; translated from the coding sequence ATGAAAACAACATGTCCAGTGATTGTCACCACTGCGGAAATGCAGGCGATTGAGGGGGCGATGTTCGATGCCGGCTTCCCCGTTCCTGCCCTGATGGAAAAAGTGGGACAACGGCTGAGTGAGTTTCTCGAGAGCCATTTTCCCAAGTCTCAGTATCCCTGGGTGGGTGTTTTGGCAGGCCCTGGTCACAATGGCGGTGATGCCCTGGTGGTGGCGCGGGAACTCTGGCACCGGGGCTATGGGGTGAAGGTCTGGCAACCCTTTGAACGCCTGAAGCCCCTGACGGCAGATCATGCCCGCTATACTCGCTTTCTCGGTTTGCCCTTTGTTGACACAGTAACGGCGTTGCAGGAAGTGGACTTGATCGTAGATGGTCTGTTTGGCTTTGGCCTAGAGCGGCAACTGACGGGTGAACTTGCCGCTGCCATTGAGGCGATCAACACCTGGGGGCAACCGCGGGTGAGCATTGATGTCCCCTCGGGGCTACATAGTGATACGGGGGCAGTGTTGGGCACGGCAATTCAGGCCAATCGCACCCTCTGTTTAGGACTGTGGAAGCGGGGACTCCTAGTGGAGGAGGCACAGCCTTGGGTGGGGCAGGGCGTGTTAATTCCCTTTGATATTCCCTCGGCCGTGATTGAAACAGCCTTAGCCGCTGCGCCGCGGCGATATTGCCTGGATGCTTCCTGTTGGCAAGCATTGCCCCTGGCGCGATCGCCCATTACCCACAAGTATCAGCAGGGTCAGCTTTTACTCATTGGTGGCTCTGCCCAGTTTGGTGGCAGTATTCTCCTCAGTGCCCTAGCCGCCCGCTGTACAGGTGTGGGAATGCTGGTGGTGGCGGTGCCCCAATCCCTGAAGTCCCTTGTGCTATCACGAGTTCCCGATGCCATTGTTGTCGGCTGTCCAGAAACAGCTGGGGGGGCGATCGCCCGCTTGTCCGAGAGTCTAGAGTTAGGGAAATTTGCCGCCATTGCCTGTGGGCCGGGGCTAACCCCTGAGGCAAGCTCAGTTGTGGAAACAGTGCTCAGTGCTGGCAAATCCCTCGTCCTGGATGCAGATGCCCTAAACATCTTAGCCACCCTCCCCCCATGGCCGCTGCCCAGTGGTACAATCTTGACCCCCCATTATGGCGAATTTCGACGGCTCTTTCCTGACCTTGTGGCCGCCGGGGGCGATCGCCTTGATCAAGTGATCGCAGCCGCTAACCGCAGCAATGCCATTGTGCTTCTTAAGGGAGCACGGACGACCATCGCCTCCCCTGGGGGCGACCTCTGGATCAACCCTGAGAGTACCCCTGCCCTTGCCCGTGGCGGGAGTGGTGATGTGCTCACCGGCCTCATTGGTGGCCTCTGCGCCCAGGGGGATATTCTAAGTGCCGCCCGCGGTGGGGTTTGGTGGCATGCCCAAGCGGCCCTTGCAGCGGAACGACAGACTACTTCCCTAGGGGTTTATCCCGAACAGTTGATTGCTCACCTGTTGCCGACGCTGCGCCGCGCCCTAACTGCCAGCGTTTAG
- a CDS encoding DUF3370 domain-containing protein → MMTIDLRWWWGTGAALIVISPVLAQALATIEKPQKVLPLPGALDQVPVFNSNSPEVVQRPGILLSTFPPEGKGTPQAHLNFAFRDRFDIFAHHIAKPLNPQNLTTLYLGILAYNPSSEAVTVNLIYAASYLSQPDAPFRSLPSQQANDLGQIFAGPGDRVMLDILRQRRQSGWPAQVVIPARRYALIANLPIPVKGLDPPLNGRSLLIRARSSGNIYLASLARFDNEPPTLEQWQQTLMTGELVTPRDRAPTPPNQGGKIIYGRVAGVALGSRWHNPQQQPIPIPTGGTAFSYPISTLVGGRLGTEQIQTAPLVVRYPDTAYAAHGNYGVEYDLVLPLQNTSDRPQTIRLALQTPVKFDAPAPGLRFFAEPPNRIFFRGSVRLRFRDDQGTPQSRIIHLVQRQGQQGDDLVRLTLQPQEIRWVQFTMVYPPDATPPQVLTIETLADPLSRP, encoded by the coding sequence GTGATGACCATTGATCTCCGCTGGTGGTGGGGGACCGGTGCAGCACTTATTGTCATTTCTCCAGTGCTAGCCCAGGCGCTAGCAACAATTGAAAAACCCCAAAAAGTCCTCCCTTTACCGGGGGCCCTCGATCAGGTGCCTGTGTTTAATAGCAATAGCCCAGAGGTGGTACAGCGACCGGGCATTCTTCTTTCTACCTTTCCACCAGAGGGCAAAGGGACCCCCCAGGCCCACTTGAACTTTGCCTTTCGCGATCGCTTTGATATCTTTGCCCACCATATTGCTAAGCCCCTTAACCCGCAGAATCTCACCACCCTCTACCTAGGGATTCTCGCCTACAACCCCAGTTCTGAAGCGGTAACGGTGAACCTGATCTATGCCGCCAGTTACCTGAGTCAACCCGATGCTCCCTTCCGCTCCCTGCCCAGTCAGCAGGCCAATGATCTAGGCCAAATTTTTGCGGGTCCGGGCGATCGCGTCATGCTGGATATTTTGCGACAACGGCGGCAATCGGGCTGGCCAGCACAAGTGGTGATTCCCGCCCGCCGTTATGCCCTGATTGCCAATTTACCGATTCCGGTTAAGGGGCTAGACCCACCCCTCAATGGCCGTTCCCTGCTGATCCGTGCCCGCAGTAGCGGCAACATTTATCTCGCCAGTTTAGCTCGCTTTGACAATGAACCGCCGACCCTAGAGCAATGGCAGCAGACCCTAATGACAGGGGAACTCGTCACTCCCCGCGATCGCGCCCCCACCCCCCCCAATCAGGGGGGCAAGATCATCTATGGCCGAGTCGCCGGCGTTGCCCTTGGTTCCCGCTGGCACAATCCCCAGCAGCAACCAATTCCCATTCCCACAGGGGGTACGGCTTTTTCCTACCCCATTAGCACATTAGTAGGGGGGCGCCTGGGTACTGAGCAGATACAAACTGCTCCCTTGGTGGTGCGCTATCCGGATACGGCCTATGCCGCCCACGGCAACTATGGGGTTGAATATGATTTAGTGCTGCCCTTGCAAAACACCAGCGATCGCCCCCAGACCATTCGCCTTGCCCTCCAAACCCCTGTCAAGTTCGATGCTCCTGCCCCCGGCCTACGCTTCTTTGCTGAGCCGCCCAACCGTATCTTTTTCCGGGGCAGCGTCCGCCTACGATTCCGGGACGATCAAGGCACCCCCCAAAGTCGGATCATTCACCTTGTCCAACGCCAAGGCCAGCAGGGGGATGATCTTGTACGGCTGACGCTCCAACCCCAGGAAATTCGCTGGGTACAGTTCACCATGGTCTATCCGCCAGATGCGACACCACCCCAAGTATTGACAATTGAAACCTTGGCAGATCCCCTGTCGCGCCCCTAA
- a CDS encoding ABC transporter permease subunit, whose protein sequence is MARPLTPDNQTLNRAWTWQDGLIILALIALIFWIVNTAAQFTGRYDPTITIELSPAVLPSYTAQTLLRMLIAYIISLVFSILYSYIAYYNRTAEKILLPLLDILQSIPVLSFLPGVVLALIALFPGSRLGVELAAIILIYTGMAWNMTFSFYQSLISVPQELREVAKIYRLGWWQRVWTLDLPAGAIGLIWNSVMSVAGGWFFLMAIESFTIGEKSFTLPGLGSYLAAAANQQDYVALIYGLAVLIGVIIIIDILVWRPLIAWGEKFKMEMVEAENVPKSFVLDFLRRSPTLRAFHQNLFAPVWEQLDEQLRPKYPRQSLARQKGQGNWPITAIILLIFVVFVGWGAIAFVQQMFKVSWQQWQQITLGAVLTTLRVMTALILSLLWTVPVGVAIGRNPRAAQVLQPIVQIAASVPATALFPVLLLALANVGGGLEIGSVALMMLGTMWYILFNVIAGAQAIPTELFEAAVVYQLPWWQRWRTLILPGIFPYLITGIITAVGGAWNSSIVSEYVEFQNQTEQTLGLGATISEASVRGDFPLLMAATAVMSLLVVLTNRLVWRPLYRLAETKYQLL, encoded by the coding sequence ATGGCACGCCCCCTCACCCCCGATAATCAAACACTGAACCGGGCCTGGACTTGGCAAGACGGCCTGATTATCTTGGCTTTGATTGCCCTGATCTTTTGGATTGTCAACACAGCGGCTCAGTTTACAGGACGCTATGACCCCACGATCACCATTGAGCTGAGTCCGGCGGTCTTGCCCAGTTACACTGCTCAAACGCTGCTGCGGATGCTCATTGCCTACATTATTTCTTTGGTCTTTAGTATCCTTTATTCCTATATCGCCTACTATAACCGCACTGCTGAAAAAATCCTGCTGCCCCTGCTGGATATTCTGCAATCGATTCCCGTGCTGTCATTTTTGCCGGGGGTGGTGCTGGCCCTCATTGCTCTCTTTCCGGGGAGCCGTCTTGGCGTAGAACTGGCAGCCATTATCCTCATCTACACGGGGATGGCTTGGAACATGACGTTTAGCTTTTACCAGTCTTTGATTAGCGTGCCCCAGGAGCTGCGGGAGGTAGCAAAAATTTATCGCTTGGGGTGGTGGCAGCGGGTGTGGACGCTGGATTTGCCGGCGGGAGCCATTGGCCTGATCTGGAATAGTGTGATGTCGGTGGCTGGCGGCTGGTTTTTCCTGATGGCGATCGAGTCCTTTACCATTGGTGAGAAAAGCTTTACGTTGCCAGGGTTAGGCTCCTATCTGGCGGCGGCAGCCAACCAACAGGATTATGTGGCTCTAATCTACGGCTTGGCAGTTCTGATTGGGGTCATCATTATCATTGATATTTTGGTGTGGCGCCCTCTGATTGCCTGGGGCGAAAAGTTCAAGATGGAAATGGTCGAGGCGGAGAATGTTCCTAAATCCTTCGTTCTTGATTTTCTGCGGCGATCGCCGACGTTGCGAGCCTTCCACCAAAACCTCTTTGCCCCCGTCTGGGAACAACTAGATGAGCAGTTGCGCCCCAAATACCCCCGTCAATCCCTCGCACGCCAGAAGGGCCAAGGCAACTGGCCGATAACCGCCATCATTTTGCTGATTTTTGTTGTGTTCGTGGGTTGGGGGGCGATCGCCTTTGTGCAGCAAATGTTCAAGGTGAGTTGGCAACAATGGCAGCAAATTACTCTGGGGGCAGTCCTGACAACCCTTAGGGTAATGACGGCACTCATTCTCTCGCTCCTGTGGACGGTGCCTGTAGGGGTGGCGATCGGTCGCAATCCCCGTGCTGCTCAAGTCTTGCAACCCATTGTTCAAATTGCGGCATCGGTGCCGGCCACGGCTCTGTTTCCAGTCCTGCTGTTGGCCCTGGCCAATGTGGGTGGGGGCTTGGAGATTGGGTCTGTGGCGCTGATGATGCTGGGCACAATGTGGTACATCCTCTTTAATGTGATTGCCGGTGCCCAAGCCATTCCCACAGAATTATTCGAAGCAGCGGTGGTCTATCAACTCCCTTGGTGGCAGCGCTGGCGTACGCTAATCTTACCCGGAATCTTTCCCTATTTGATTACGGGCATCATTACCGCTGTGGGGGGAGCTTGGAACTCCAGCATCGTCAGTGAATATGTGGAATTTCAAAATCAAACGGAGCAAACCCTTGGCTTGGGGGCCACCATTTCCGAGGCTAGCGTTCGGGGCGATTTTCCGCTGCTGATGGCAGCCACGGCGGTGATGTCGTTATTGGTGGTTTTGACCAACCGCTTGGTGTGGCGCCCCCTCTACCGCTTGGCGGAAACAAAATATCAACTGCTGTAA
- a CDS encoding photosystem I reaction center subunit VIII, with protein MMGSYAASFLPWIFIPVVCWLMPTVVMGLLFLYIEGEA; from the coding sequence ATGATGGGATCTTATGCTGCATCCTTTTTGCCTTGGATTTTTATTCCCGTGGTCTGTTGGCTAATGCCCACGGTAGTGATGGGACTGCTGTTTCTTTACATTGAAGGAGAAGCCTAA
- the moeB gene encoding molybdopterin-synthase adenylyltransferase MoeB: MLNPDLATIELTKDDYERYSRHLILPEVGVEGQKRLKAASVLCIGTGGLGSPLLLYLAAAGIGRLGIVDFDVVDSSNLQRQIIHGTSWVGKPKIESAKHRILEINPYCQVDLYETRLSAANALEIMADYDIVVDGTDNFPTRYLVNDACVLLNKPNVYGSIFRFEGQATVFNYEGGPNYRDLYPEPPPPGLVPSCAEGGVLGILPGIIGVIQATETIKIILGKGTTLSGRLLLFNALDMKFRELKLRPNPERPVIDKLIDYEEFCGIRQAKAQEAAQMADIPEMTVQELKALMDSGAQDYVLVDVRNPNEYEIARIPGSVLVPLSEIENGPGVEKIRSLVNGHRLLVHCKMGGRSAKALGILKQAGIEGINIKGGINAWSQEVDPSVPTY, encoded by the coding sequence ATGCTAAATCCAGACCTTGCTACGATTGAACTAACCAAAGATGACTATGAACGCTATTCCCGCCATCTGATTTTGCCGGAGGTGGGTGTCGAGGGTCAAAAACGCCTCAAAGCTGCCAGCGTGCTTTGCATTGGCACCGGTGGATTGGGATCACCGCTGCTACTGTATCTCGCTGCTGCGGGTATTGGCCGCCTTGGCATTGTAGATTTTGATGTTGTTGACAGTTCCAATTTGCAACGGCAGATCATCCACGGTACCTCTTGGGTGGGCAAGCCCAAAATTGAATCGGCCAAGCACCGCATCCTTGAAATCAATCCCTACTGCCAAGTCGATCTGTATGAAACCCGCCTCAGCGCCGCCAATGCCCTTGAGATAATGGCGGATTATGACATTGTCGTGGATGGCACCGATAACTTCCCCACCCGCTACTTGGTGAACGATGCCTGTGTGCTTCTGAATAAGCCCAATGTCTATGGCTCCATCTTTCGCTTTGAAGGCCAGGCCACAGTCTTTAACTATGAAGGCGGCCCCAACTACCGCGATCTGTATCCGGAACCCCCGCCGCCGGGTCTGGTACCCTCCTGTGCCGAAGGGGGTGTTTTGGGCATCCTACCGGGAATTATTGGGGTAATCCAAGCAACAGAGACCATCAAAATCATTCTTGGCAAGGGCACAACCCTCAGTGGTCGCCTGTTGCTCTTCAATGCCCTAGACATGAAATTCCGTGAACTCAAACTGCGTCCCAACCCCGAGCGACCAGTCATTGACAAGCTGATTGACTACGAAGAATTCTGTGGTATTCGCCAAGCCAAAGCTCAGGAGGCCGCCCAAATGGCAGACATTCCCGAAATGACAGTGCAAGAACTCAAAGCCTTGATGGACAGTGGCGCCCAAGATTACGTCCTTGTGGATGTGCGCAACCCCAATGAGTACGAAATTGCCAGGATTCCCGGATCGGTCCTTGTTCCCCTATCGGAAATTGAAAATGGCCCGGGTGTGGAGAAAATCCGCAGTTTGGTGAATGGCCATCGCCTTTTGGTGCACTGCAAGATGGGGGGGCGCTCTGCCAAAGCCTTGGGCATCCTCAAACAAGCTGGCATTGAGGGAATCAATATCAAAGGGGGTATCAACGCTTGGAGTCAGGAAGTTGATCCCAGTGTACCCACCTACTAA
- the gatB gene encoding Asp-tRNA(Asn)/Glu-tRNA(Gln) amidotransferase subunit GatB, which yields MAKAKSSKRQASKTSKTSTASQSPQSTTPTPQAATVAPEPTPVDAANLTYEAVIGLEIHCQLSTQTKIFSSSSTQFGAPPNTNIDPVCLGLPGTLPVLNEKVLEYAVKAGLALNCQIAPYSKFDRKQYFYPDLPKNYQISQYDLPIAQHGYLEIELVEDNGTARRKKIGITRLHMEEDAGKLVHAGSDRLSGSTYSLVDLNRAGVPLVEIVSAPDLRSGQEAAEYAQELRRILRYLGVCDGNMQEGSLRCDVNISVRPVGSNTFGTKVEIKNMNSFSAIQRAIDYEIERQVAAVKAGEPIVQETRLWDEATQETRTMRVKEGSSDYRYFPEPDLGPIEVSAEQLAAWRAELPELPAQKRHRYESEWGLPPQDARVLTDERAVAEYFEATVVAGAPPKLAANWIMGDITAYLKEQKLAIEALPLKPAELAELIQLIEAGTISGKIAKEILPELLSQGGSPKALVEKKGLSQISDVATLEAMIDEVLAAHPNELEQYRAGKTKLQGFFVGQLMKKSGGRADPKLANQLLAKKLNAGS from the coding sequence CGCCTGAACCCACCCCTGTAGATGCCGCTAATCTCACCTACGAGGCGGTGATTGGCCTAGAGATTCACTGCCAACTGAGTACCCAAACAAAAATTTTCTCATCTAGTTCGACCCAGTTTGGTGCGCCCCCCAATACCAACATTGACCCGGTGTGCTTGGGTTTGCCGGGGACGCTTCCTGTCTTGAATGAAAAGGTTCTCGAGTATGCCGTAAAGGCAGGTTTAGCCCTCAATTGTCAGATTGCGCCCTACAGCAAGTTCGATCGCAAGCAGTATTTTTATCCCGACTTGCCCAAAAACTATCAAATCTCGCAGTACGACTTGCCCATTGCCCAGCATGGCTACCTCGAGATTGAACTGGTGGAGGATAACGGTACCGCCCGCCGTAAAAAAATTGGCATTACTCGCCTGCACATGGAGGAAGATGCTGGCAAACTGGTGCATGCAGGCAGCGATCGCCTGTCGGGTTCCACCTACTCGCTGGTGGACCTGAATCGGGCAGGGGTGCCCCTGGTGGAAATTGTCTCTGCGCCAGATCTGCGCAGCGGTCAAGAGGCAGCGGAATATGCCCAAGAACTGCGGCGCATTCTCCGCTACTTGGGGGTTTGCGACGGCAATATGCAGGAGGGCTCGCTGCGCTGCGATGTCAATATCTCTGTGCGGCCAGTGGGCAGCAACACCTTTGGCACGAAGGTGGAGATTAAAAACATGAACTCCTTTAGTGCCATCCAACGGGCCATTGACTATGAAATTGAGCGACAAGTGGCTGCCGTCAAAGCGGGGGAACCCATCGTTCAAGAAACTCGGCTCTGGGATGAGGCCACCCAAGAAACGCGAACCATGCGGGTCAAGGAAGGCTCCAGTGACTACCGCTACTTTCCTGAACCCGATCTCGGACCGATTGAGGTCAGTGCTGAGCAACTGGCGGCATGGCGCGCTGAGCTGCCCGAACTCCCTGCCCAAAAACGCCACCGCTATGAATCCGAGTGGGGATTACCGCCGCAGGATGCCCGCGTTCTCACCGATGAGCGAGCCGTTGCTGAATACTTTGAGGCGACCGTTGTCGCAGGAGCACCCCCGAAATTAGCGGCCAACTGGATCATGGGGGATATTACCGCCTATCTCAAAGAACAAAAACTGGCGATCGAGGCACTGCCCCTGAAACCGGCGGAATTGGCGGAGTTGATCCAACTCATTGAGGCGGGCACCATTAGTGGCAAAATTGCCAAGGAGATCTTGCCCGAATTACTGTCTCAAGGGGGTTCTCCAAAAGCCCTTGTCGAGAAAAAAGGCCTTAGCCAAATCTCCGATGTGGCCACCTTAGAGGCGATGATTGATGAGGTACTAGCAGCACATCCCAATGAACTGGAGCAATACCGCGCTGGCAAGACCAAACTTCAAGGCTTCTTTGTTGGCCAACTGATGAAAAAAAGTGGCGGCCGTGCCGATCCAAAGCTAGCGAATCAACTCTTGGCTAAAAAGCTAAACGCTGGCAGTTAG
- a CDS encoding anhydro-N-acetylmuramic acid kinase produces the protein MRVIGLMSGTSVDGIDAVLVALQGGDRDLQLTVLNFCTVPYPDALRQRILEVCGAQSLTLAELAALDEAIAEAFALAAQTVQQGYPRAELIGSHGQTVFHRPATGDRLGYSLQLGRGDWIAWRTGIPTVTNFRARDIALGGQGAPLVPRVDWCLLGHPIESRCVQNIGGISNVTYLPPRSTDPEGKGVMGWDTGPGNVLLDLAVTELSGGKYTYDADGAWARQGQIVEALVAHWLQDPFFQQPPPKSTGRERFGLVFWQRCRTDAVGLAPADILATLTEFTARSIVESYRQFLPQWPQRVLLCGGGAHNGFLRERLQVHLGKIPVETTATAGVPVDAKEAIAFAILAYWHELGLPGNLPQVTGACQAVPLGQRWVGQR, from the coding sequence ATGCGTGTCATTGGCCTGATGAGCGGAACCTCTGTCGATGGCATTGACGCGGTCTTAGTGGCGCTCCAGGGGGGCGATCGCGACCTGCAGCTAACGGTGCTAAATTTTTGTACGGTGCCCTATCCAGACGCCCTGCGGCAACGTATTCTTGAGGTTTGTGGTGCGCAATCCTTGACTCTGGCTGAGTTGGCGGCGTTGGATGAGGCGATCGCCGAGGCCTTTGCCCTGGCGGCGCAAACGGTTCAACAGGGCTATCCACGGGCAGAGCTCATTGGCTCCCACGGTCAAACGGTCTTTCATCGCCCCGCTACTGGCGATCGCCTAGGCTACAGCCTGCAACTGGGACGGGGAGATTGGATTGCTTGGCGCACCGGTATTCCCACCGTCACCAACTTTCGCGCCCGGGATATTGCCTTGGGGGGTCAAGGGGCGCCCCTGGTGCCGCGGGTGGATTGGTGTCTTCTGGGTCACCCCATAGAAAGCCGCTGTGTCCAAAACATTGGGGGTATTAGCAATGTCACCTACTTGCCGCCGCGCTCCACTGATCCTGAGGGCAAAGGGGTTATGGGTTGGGATACCGGTCCCGGTAATGTGTTGCTGGATTTAGCGGTGACCGAGTTATCGGGGGGGAAATACACCTATGATGCCGATGGGGCCTGGGCACGGCAGGGCCAAATTGTTGAGGCTCTGGTGGCCCACTGGCTGCAGGACCCCTTCTTTCAGCAGCCGCCACCGAAGTCCACTGGCCGAGAACGTTTTGGTCTGGTCTTTTGGCAGCGGTGCCGCACCGATGCCGTGGGTTTAGCGCCAGCGGATATTCTAGCCACCCTAACGGAATTTACGGCTCGCAGTATAGTTGAGAGCTATCGCCAATTTTTGCCCCAATGGCCGCAGCGGGTGTTGCTCTGTGGGGGCGGCGCCCACAACGGGTTCCTCAGGGAGCGCCTGCAGGTACATCTCGGGAAAATTCCCGTGGAAACTACGGCGACGGCCGGCGTACCGGTGGATGCCAAAGAGGCGATCGCCTTCGCGATTTTGGCCTACTGGCATGAGTTGGGCCTGCCGGGAAATCTGCCCCAAGTCACGGGTGCGTGCCAAGCGGTCCCCTTGGGTCAACGGTGGGTAGGACAGCGATGA
- a CDS encoding photosystem I reaction center protein subunit XI has translation MAEELIKPYNGDPFVGHLSTPISDSGLVKTFIGNLPAYRQGLSPILRGLEVGMAHGYFLIGPWVKLGPLRDSDVANLGGLISGIALILIATACLAAYGLVSFQKGGSSSDSLKNGEGWSQFTAGFFVGAMGGAFVAFFLLENFAVVDGIMTGLFN, from the coding sequence ATGGCAGAAGAACTGATTAAGCCATACAATGGCGATCCCTTTGTGGGTCACCTCTCAACACCCATTTCTGACTCTGGCCTCGTGAAGACGTTTATCGGCAACCTACCCGCTTATCGTCAAGGCCTCTCCCCGATTCTGCGGGGCTTGGAAGTGGGTATGGCCCATGGTTACTTCCTGATTGGCCCTTGGGTCAAGCTGGGTCCCCTGCGGGACTCTGATGTAGCCAACCTCGGCGGCTTAATTTCGGGGATCGCCCTCATTTTAATTGCCACAGCTTGCTTAGCGGCCTATGGTCTGGTCAGTTTTCAAAAGGGTGGCAGTAGCAGCGATTCCCTGAAAAACGGTGAAGGTTGGAGTCAGTTTACGGCTGGCTTCTTTGTGGGTGCCATGGGGGGTGCCTTTGTTGCCTTTTTCCTCCTTGAAAACTTTGCTGTTGTTGATGGCATCATGACTGGCCTCTTTAACTAG
- a CDS encoding SIMPL domain-containing protein, whose product MKHPLIPFYTFGLVAVLLGGTVVASERPAVSQEAQRTLTVTGRGTEAIAATLAQVSLGVEVQGRTAQEVQQEVARRANAVLAVLRAREVSQLQTTGLSLSPNYQYTNNQRILVGYIGRNTVSFRIASDRVGPLLDAAVQAGATTIDNISFTAPEATIAAAQRTALQRATQDAQSQAQAVLSALNLQPRQVVSIQISQAAPPPKLFTVRAATMADSTPVVSGELQVEASVTLQISY is encoded by the coding sequence GTGAAACATCCACTCATCCCTTTTTATACCTTTGGTCTTGTGGCAGTTCTTTTGGGTGGGACTGTTGTTGCTAGTGAGCGACCTGCTGTGAGTCAAGAAGCCCAACGTACCCTGACGGTCACAGGGCGAGGGACAGAAGCTATTGCAGCAACCCTTGCCCAAGTCAGCCTTGGGGTTGAGGTTCAAGGTCGCACGGCTCAGGAGGTACAGCAGGAGGTGGCGCGGCGAGCCAATGCAGTTTTGGCAGTTTTGCGGGCACGGGAGGTCAGCCAACTGCAAACCACAGGCTTGAGTCTCAGTCCCAATTATCAATACACCAACAATCAGCGGATACTGGTGGGATATATCGGGCGCAATACCGTGAGTTTTCGCATTGCCAGCGATCGCGTGGGGCCACTCCTCGACGCTGCTGTGCAAGCTGGCGCAACCACGATTGACAATATTAGCTTTACGGCACCAGAGGCCACTATCGCTGCTGCCCAACGCACTGCCCTGCAGCGGGCGACCCAAGATGCCCAAAGCCAAGCCCAAGCAGTCCTGAGTGCCCTCAATCTCCAACCGCGTCAAGTGGTGAGCATTCAAATTAGTCAGGCGGCACCTCCCCCAAAACTCTTCACCGTTCGTGCAGCAACGATGGCTGATAGCACCCCTGTTGTCTCTGGGGAATTGCAGGTGGAGGCGAGTGTAACGCTGCAGATTAGCTACTAG
- a CDS encoding tetratricopeptide repeat protein, translated as MENALPAVYLSVLIILLGVSAWFVVKQILKTRRIESSLARLQRKLKQEPGTAQEYFELGSIYLTKKLASQAIPLFQKALKAAESEGETYVAPIYNALGYAYFMQEQYDLAIRQYKEALKNQPEYVTAANNLGHAYEKKNLAQPALEAYQHTLKYDPNNAIAQRRVNSLKKRLSGAAA; from the coding sequence ATGGAGAATGCCTTACCTGCTGTTTATTTAAGTGTGTTGATTATTCTACTGGGCGTCTCGGCTTGGTTTGTGGTCAAACAAATTCTTAAAACCCGCCGTATTGAGTCTAGCTTGGCACGCCTGCAACGGAAACTCAAGCAAGAACCGGGCACTGCCCAAGAATACTTTGAGCTAGGCAGCATTTACCTCACCAAGAAACTCGCTAGCCAGGCAATTCCCCTGTTTCAAAAAGCCCTTAAAGCGGCTGAAAGTGAAGGCGAGACCTATGTGGCCCCTATCTACAATGCCCTGGGCTATGCCTACTTCATGCAAGAGCAGTATGACTTGGCGATTCGCCAGTACAAAGAAGCCCTCAAAAATCAACCGGAGTATGTGACTGCGGCCAACAACCTAGGTCACGCCTATGAGAAGAAGAACCTCGCCCAGCCAGCCCTTGAGGCCTATCAGCACACGCTGAAATACGACCCCAACAACGCGATCGCCCAACGGCGGGTGAATTCTCTGAAAAAACGACTCAGTGGTGCGGCGGCTTGA